One Bythopirellula goksoeyrii genomic window, AATCATTCTTTTGCCCCGTGTGTCAGTTTCCAATACGCCGTGGCCCGCTCAAGTTCATGTCCTGGTCGACACGGAGTCTCCGCAAGCGGTCGCAACCGATCGCCAACGTGGCCGACGAGCCCTACACTTGTCCTGCTTGTGCTACCGCGCTCTTCGAGAAGTGTGACAGCTGTGGAGCAATCCGCTACGGACTCTTGCCGGCCTGCGAACATTGTGGTGCGTCGAAAGAGGTGTGAACAAAGGTTCCCGTTCGGCAGAGGGACCTATTTTGGGCGCTGCCAGGGATCACGATAATCGCGGCTCAACCGCTGGGTGGCTTCTTCGTCTTCGACGATGATTTTTCGCGTTGGGTCGTAAACTAGTGGGCGGCCCAGCTCCATCGCCACGTTTGCCAGGATACAACTTGCGGCGGAGATGTGACCATCTTCGATGTCTGCCACAGGGCGGGTGCGCTGGTCGATTGCAGTGAGAAAATCCTGCATGTGGCGGCGAGTAGCGGGAGCGGCGTTTAGTTCGATGTCTTTTTCAGCCAGATCCTCTGGATATTGTTCGCGTTCAAATACGCAATCAAAGTGGATTGGTTTGGCGGAGTCGCCTAGCGGAATAAAGTCCGCCTGCTTGGTGCTTGCCTTGAGGGTTCCCTTATCTCCATAGATGAACAGCGCCCACGGGTAGTCGGGATCGGTAGCTGCTCCCCAGGTGTTGTGCTCCCAGACGGCATTGAAATTGTCGAACTCGAAAATTGCTGTTTGGGTGTCGGAGATGTTTGATTTGCCGTCGGTCTGCACGTAGATGCCGCCGGTGGAAGTGATGCGATTGGGCCATTTTAATTCGAGCATCCAGCGGGCCGTGTCGAGCATATGGACACACATGTCACCGACGATGCCGTTGCCGTACTGCATAAAGGTCCGCCACCACCGCCGATGGGGCAGACCATCATAGGGTCGCAGCGGTGCCGGGCCAGTCCACATTTCATAGTCGAAGAAATCGGGCACCGGCTCGACCGGCGGATTGCCATTGGCTCGCATGTGGTAGTAGCAACACATCTCCACGTGACCAACATCACCCAAGAGTCCTGCATCGACTACCTCCTGTTTGGCACGAATCAAATGCGGGGTACTCTTGCGCTGGGTGCCGACTTGCACAATGCGGTTCTGCTTGCGGGCCGCTGCGAGAATGGCTTCCCCTTCGAGCACATCGACACTGATGGGTTTTTGCAAGTAGACGTCAGCACCCGCTTCGATTGCCGCAATGGCCTGCAACGCGTGCCAGTGATCGGGCGAGCCGATCAGCACGATGTCCAGCTCGTGCTCGCCGAGCATCTGGCGATAGTCTTTGTAGGTCTGTGGCTTGTTGTGCGATGGCTGACGCTCTTGCGCGATATTTACGGCGCTGGCGAGCATGTGTTGGTCAGGATCGCAAAGTGCGACGACTTCTACTGGAGCGACCTGGATCAACCGCCACAAATCGCTGGGGCCATACCAACCACAGCCGATGAGCCCGACTCGGCGGGTTTTGCCATGGTCGAACTTCAGGGCATCGGTGCCTAGTGCCGGCAGAGCCGTCAGCGCGGTGGTGGCTGCCGCTGCTTGTAGGAAGCGGCGGCGGCTGGGATGAAATAGTGATGTTGATGTGTTATTCAATTGAAGATTCCTCGAAGTGACCTGCCATATTGATTGCAATCTCCAGCTGGAGGCACAGCTGCCTGCGGTTGCGCAGCAGTACTCTCCCGGACCAAGGTGTTGGTCCGGCTAGGGGAGTTGTGGAACCGGCTCGCTTTTCTCAAACAACAACTGCTGCCGTGGTTCTTCTTGTACTTCGAACCAATCCACCGGCGGTAGTTCGAATTCTTCTGCCGCCAGGGCTTGAGCGATGCGACCGTAGACGTGGCAGGGCCAGCGGACCAGTCGTGTGTGGACCAAGAGTGGGGGCACCGCGAATTGTTCGGCCAAGCGATTGCGGACGGCACAGGCCGCGGTATCGGTTTCGACCCAACCTTGTTGTTCGACCACTTCGCGGTAAGCAGAAGAGGCGGCCGAGAGAACTGGTGCGGCTGGCAATAGCATGGAGAGGGCAAACCGTTCGCAATCTCGCAAAAGTTGCGGCCAATCTTCAGTCTGCTGTAGTTCCAAAAACCAATCCGCCGGAAGATCCTTAGCCGCATCGATCCACAAAGCCCGAGGCGCGTAGCAGCGGGCCAACAGTTCCCGATATGAGGCGAGCGGCCTGGAGTCGGCGACGATTCGATCTACCAACAGAGTGATCTCGCCCGAGCGCATCACAGCACAAGCTTGCACGCTGAAATGGGGAATCAGTCCGGGGATGATCTCCAGACGCACACCGGCCTGGTTTTCTAGCACCGCCTCGACGTCAACCGGTGCGGCGGCAAACTGCGCCTCGCGTCGACCGAGCAATTTGCGCACGCGCCATTCAGCGGCAAGTTCGGTGAGTGCTGGATAGCGGGTCAGCTCGCGGGCAGCTGTGGCCGTTTCGTCGGCTGAATACTCTGCAGAAATACCACTTGTTGCACCTATGAATTCGGCCAGATCTTGAATCGCCCTCTGGTCCAGGGCAGAAGCGTGGTCCGTAGTCCACCACCAACCCAGCATGCCAGGAGGGGGTTGTTTGACGGATCCACCATCCGAATTCGTGTTGCGTGCCGATTGGAAAAATTCATCACAGAAAGGCGAACTCGAGACTAAGCCTAATACATCAGCTACCAATGAGAGCGTTTCTTGACGATGCCAGGGGGTACGCATGCCGCATTCGATGGCACTCACCGTCGAAGCACGCTCATCCACGAGCTCGGCAAAAGTTCGCAGGCCCAAGCCGGCACGGCGGCGCAGTTGCCCAAGGAGTTGTCCGAAAGGAGTTATCAAGAGAAAGCGTCCCAAATTACGTTTGCGCAAAGTGCAAGTCGAGAGGCTACCCATGATACAGAATTTGGACGCCGCTGGCAGCCACCCCCCCTGCCCACGGCTTGTTCCGGCCTACAGCTTTGTAGCGGTTCGGGCGGCATTGAGGGTATTAATGAGTAACATTACTCGGGTGAGGGGCCCGACGCCGCCTGGAACGGGCGTAATGTGTCCGGCGACCTTACTAACCGCGTCGAAATCGACGTCACCCACCAGCCCCGCGTCGGTCCGGTTGATACCCACATCGACTACCACTGCTCCGGGACGCACCATGTCAGCGGTGATGAAGTTTGGCCTGCCGATGGCCACCACCAGGATGTCGGCTAGCAGAGTTACCGCTGGCAAATCTTGAGTGCGGCTATGGCAAATCGTCACGGTCGCATCGGCCCCCTTCTGCGCGAGCATGATCGACAGGGGCTTGCCGACAATGTCGCTACGACCAACTACGACAACGTGTTTGCCGGCGGTTGAGATATTGTTGCGCTTCAAGAGCTCGACCACGCCGTGTGGAGTACAGGGGAGAAACACCGGACGGCCTTGTACCAGTCGACCGACATTTTCTGGATGGAAGGCATCGACGTCTTTGCAGGGCGCAATCGCTTCGAGGACTTGTTCAGTATCGATCTGGTTGGGAAGCGGCAATTGCACAAGGATACCGTGAACCTGTGGGTCGGAATTGAGCTTTTCGATCAGCGCGAGTAGTTCTGTCTGAGTAGTGTCTGCTCCAAGCCGATGAAGCACGCTTTCGATCCCGACTTCGGTACAATCGCGGCGCTTGTTGCGCACGTAGACATCGCTGGCCGGGTCGTCTCCCACCAGTACCGCGGCAAGTGTGGGCGTGACATTTGATTCGGATTTGAACTTGGCAACCTGCTCGGCCAACTCGGCGCGGATTTGTTTGGCGAGCGATTTACCATCGAGGAGTTGTGCGGTCATGGCGGGATGATCTTAGTAGTAGCCGTGGGCGGGAGCCCATGGTTGACATTTGGAAAACCATGGGCCTGGCGCCCAAGGCTATAAGGTTGTTTTTTCGATTAAACCAAAGATTCTAACCCGAAGCGACAGTCGTGAGCAGTCCCCAATCCCATGCCTTGTCGAGCCACGCTAATCCCCACAAGGCGGCACAGGCGTAGAGTGCGGCGACCACGTCGTCGGCCATGATACCCAACCCAGCAGGGAGCGATTCCACCTGTCGTGCTGGGGGAGGCTTGGTGATATCGAACACCCGAAATAGGAGCCACCCTGCGAGCAGAACTCGCCAATTGGCAATTCCTGTGGCCAGGAAGACGACAGGCAGCACGGCGATTTCATCCAGAACAATTTCCTGGGGGTCTTTTTTACCGAGCAGCCTACTGGCGTGTGTACAGATGCCCACGGAGACAATGAGAATCGCAAGTATCGCCAATAGCTGCCAGCCAATCTCCGGCAGGTAACTGACAGCCCAGACCAATGGGATTCCCCACAGGCCTCCCACGGTTCCCGGAGCAGGGCTGACGCAACCGATGCCCAAACCAGTGGCAATCCAGACGGCAATTCGGTTGCTGAGTGAGAAATCGCTCGGTTGGTTGTGTTTCATGCAGGGCATCCTAGACCCAGATTCATGCTGATTCAACTCTTTCACAGCCCACTCGGTCAGGTGAACTGCGAAGTTCGTCAGCAATTGTGGGAGAAATGACCAATGTACAATTACCAATGACCAGTTTCAGCAGAAAACCCGACTGTTCTGGTCATTGGTCCTTGGAAATTGGGCATTTGCAGTTCCGTGATTTTTGACTTTATAGTTCTTCTGGAGTACTGGGGGTCAATATGGTCGAAACCCGTTCGGGCGAGTATCATAGATTCTTCTGGGGTTTTGACTGAAATAGGTAAACTGTGCCGAGCAGGCGAACGAAGATTCTGATGAGTGACGATAAGAGCAAGAAAGTGAGTGCCGTCGAGAAGATCAAGCTGGCGAGCAACTATCTCCTCGAGCCGATTCCGCAGGAATTGGCCGATGGCACGGACCATTTTGGTAAGGAGAGTATCCAGCTACTCAAGCACCACGGCACCTACCAGCAAGATAACCGCGACGAGCGGTCCAAAGAAGGCAAGTCCTATAGCTTCATGCTGCGAACTGCCATTCCAGGTGGCATCATTTCGAGCGAGCAACTGCTAGCCGAAATGGATCTGGGCGACGAGGTTGCCAACAGTACGCTGCGCATTACGACCCGTCAGGGATTGCAACTGCATGGTGTTCTCAAGAAGAATTTGAAGCAGGCTATCCGCCGGATCAACGATGTGAAGCTCACTACCATCGCCGCCTGCGGCGACGTGAAGCGCAATGTGATGTGCTCGCCGTGCCCCTATAAGGGTGACCCCGTCTACGACCAGATGCAGGATCTGGCCGAGCGACTGGCAATTCACCTGACACCCCATACGGGTGCCTACTACGAACTTTGGCTCACGGATGAGGAAACGGGGGAGAAGCATCAGGCGGGTGGCAGTAACGGACAAGTCGTGGAACCGATCTACGGACCAACTTACCTCCCTCGGAAATTTAAGTTCGCGATTGGTCTGCCCGGCGACAACAGTGCCGACGTTTACACCAACGATGTCGGTCTATTGGCCATCTGCGAAAACTGGAGAATCGTCGGTTACAACATACTCGTCGGTGGTAGTTTTGGTGTCACTCCCAGCGCGAAAAAGACCTTTGCGGCAGTTGCACAGGCGATGTGCTTTGTCACTCCGAATCAGGCGATCGATGTCGCGACGGCAATCGTCAAAGTACAGCGCGATTTTGGCAATCGCGCGGATCGCAAGGTTGCCCGCATGAAATACCTGATCCATGATTGGGGTCTCGACCGGTTCAAGCAAAAGGTCGAAGAGTACTATGGCGCAAATCTACCCGACCCGCGTCCCGTCGTTGTCCACGGCTTCAATGATGGAATGGGCTGGCAGGCCCAGGGGGACGGCAAGTGGTTCTATGGCCTTAACGTGGAAAACGGACGAATCAAGGACGAGGGAGATTTTCGTCTCAAGACGGCGCTGCGTGAGATTTGCTCCACTATGGCGCCACCCTTGCGATTGACTCCCCATCAAAGCATTATTTTCTGCGATCTCGCAGAGAAAGATCGTCCCAAGCTGTTCGAGATCTTGCGCCGCCATGGGGTGCCGCTTAGCGAAGATATCTCCAACGCCCGGCGGTGGTCGATGGCTTGCCCGGCTCTGCCGACCTGTGGTTTGGCGATTACCGAAAGCGAACGGGTGCTCCCAAGTATCATTGACCAACTTGACGTTGAACTGGACAAACTAGATCTGAAGGACGAAGTGTTTACGTTCCGCATGACCGGTTGCCCCAATGGGTGCGCTCGGCCTTACAACTCCGACATTGGCTTGGTTGGCAAGACGGCTGGCAAATACACGATCTTCCTGGGAGGTCGTGTCTGTGGCGATCGGCTCAACTTCATCTACAAAGACTTGGTACCCGAAGAGGAAGTCATTCCCGATCTGGTGAACGTCTTCCGCTATTTCAAAGAGGCCCGAGAGCAAGAGGAGTCGTTTGGCGATTTCTGCCATCGGCAAGGTGTAGAAAAACTCCTGGCTGCTTGCGACACGGTGCCAAAGTAGTTAAGTTTTTGGGAGAATCCCAACGCAAGGCTCATTTCAACATAGTCGCGATTCTACGATTCGCCCGGGGTCCTTAATTGTTAGTGACAAGGTAAGAACATGGAATGGCTCTTTGAACGCATGATCGAACTCGCCGCCTGGGTGGCGTTCATCCTGGGACTGTTTTTTCTCTGCGAAGCGGTTTGGATGCTTGTTCAATGGTTTATCAATCGAGCCGATGTGGACAGCACCCTTTTTCTGATGAACAGTGCCCAAGCTGCCGGCGCGTTTGTCGCATCTGCCCTCGCAGTCGGTGCGCTGGCCTGTATCGATCGCTACGTGTTTGATTTTGACGATCCAAAGTAGCGTTCATGTCGATTCGCAAGCCAATCAGCTCGGCAACGGATCAACAGCAATGTCACCTTTTGATATTAGCGCTCGCTTCCCATGTGGCTGGTGCCTGCGCGGGCTTGGTTGGGGCCCTTTTCCGACTTTCTTTGGATCATGCAGATCGCTTTCGGGATTCTGTTCTTTCTTCTTCTCAAAGTTATGGCGCAGGGGGACTTCTGCTGGTCGTTGCCGCATGTGCGTTTGCAACCGCGATTGCGGCGTGGCTCGTTGAGCGGTTTTCTCCAGAGGCCTCAGGAAGTGGCATTCCCCATGTGGAAGCCGTCTTGCTTGATGAGCGGCCACCAACTCGGATGAAGCTCGTTCCCGTTAAATTCCTCGGCGGACTGTTGGCTATTGGCTCGGGTCTAGCACTCGGGCGCGAAGGTCCCACCGTGCAGATGGGAGCGAGCATTTCTCATCTGCTTGGCAGAAAGCTTGGTCTGAGCGGAGTGGACAATCGTTCGTTGCTCGCTGCCGGGGCCGGTGCTGGTTTGGCCACAGCATTCAATGCTCCTATTGCAGGCGCGGTGTTTGTGTTGGAGGAGTTGGTGCGAAAATTTGATACTCGCATGACGATTGCGACCTTCGGTGCTTCAACAGGTGCCATCACAGTCGCAAGATTGCTGTTGGGGGATCGGCCTGATTTTGATGTCGAAATGCTCCCCTTTCCTACCACTTTTTCGGTGAGTGCTTCGATGGTACTCGGTGTGGTGCTGGGAGTACTTGGCGTTGCGTACAATCGTGCAATTCTGGGTGCAATTTCGCTGAGTAAAAAGCTACAGTCCTGGCCAGTGGTCATGCGCGCAGCAGCGATTGGGGGGTCGGTAGGATTACTCGCCTGGTACGCTCCTCAGATCGTGGGAGGGGGGGACCCGATTACTCAGAACGCCTTAAATCTGAAAACGGTTGCCTTCATGTTGCCTCTAGCGTTTCTCATCCGGTTCGGCCTGGGAGCTATCTCCTACGCCGCAGCAACACCGGGCGGGCTGTTTGCACCGATGTTGGTGCTGGGCGCACAAGCAGGATTGATGTTTGGCAATCTTTGTCAAACCTGGGTCCCAGCAGTGACGACAAACCCTACGACGTATGCCGTGACGGCGATGGCCGCCTTTTTCACAGCGGTGGTGCGAGCCCCCCTCACGGGAATCATCCTGGTGATCGAACTCACCGGAAGCTACACCCAGTTGCTGCCGATGCTCGCCGCGTGCTTCTCGGCGATGTTGATCCCCACGTTGTGGAAGGATCCACCGATCTACGATTCGTTGAAGCCACCAGTGGTGAATGACGAATGACGAAATACCCAAGCACGAAGGAATGACTAAATCCCAATGGCAAAGGGGATATTACTAATCGTCATTCATACCTCACGGGACCTTCGACAAGTTGGCGAATTTCAGCACGACGTGCCAGTCGGCGTCGATGGTGGCCCATTGCTAGATAGCAGGCCTGTGCATTGTGCCCTTTTCTCCAGGCTGCTTTCGTGCGGCGGTTGAGTTGCGAGCCGTCTGCCAAGAGCCGTAGCTGAGCAACCGACTCTTGTAGAAAATCCTGAACGAAGCCGACGAAGGAAGCTTTCCAACTAGGGAGATATTTATCCATGAATAAAGTGCCCATCCTGTGCATGCGCAAAACCGGTTAATTGAATAGGTTGCCTAATTGTAGACGGCTGCGCAGCCAGGGCAAGAAAAGGAAATGACCAATTTCCAAGGCCCAATGACCAAGGGTTGGAAGAGATTTCAACCCTTGGTCATTGGGCCTTGTTCATTGTAAATTGGCAATTGAGTTCTTTTTCCCCTTCCCATGAGTAACCCATGACCCTCTCCATTTCCCCCGAGAAAACCCGTATCGGCTGGATCGGCACCGGCGTAATGGGCCAGAGTATGTGTCGCCACCTTGTGAAAGCAGGCTACACGACGACCGTATTCAACCGTACTCGTGCCAAGGCGGAGCCGCTTTTGGAACTCGGGGCAACTTGGGCCGACTCACCTCGCGAAGTGGCTCAGGCGAGCGATGTGGTGTTTTCCATCGTCGGCTTTCCTGCCGATGTCCAGCAGACAATCTTAGGTGAGAACGGCGCACTGGCTGGCTCGAAGCCGGGCAACGTATTGGTGGACATGACGACGAGTCGCCCCAGTCTGGCCATCGAAATCGCCGAGCAGGCTGCCCTGCGGGAAGTTGTCAACATCGACGCGCCCGTTTCCGGCGGGGATGTCGGGGCGCGTAATGGCACGTTGTCGATCATGATCGGTGGCGACGAAGCGCAGGTTGAAGCCTTGGCCCCCTGCTGGGAAATCATGGGCACCACCTGGGTCTGGCAAGGAGGACCGGGTGCGGGCCAGCACACCAAGATGGTCAACCAAACCTTGATCGCCTCGAACATGGTCGGCGTCTGTGAGGGGTTGCTCTACGCCCACCGAGCGGGCCTCGACCTGGAACGTGTGATGCAATCGGTTGCCTCGGGAGCTGCAGGGAGCTGGTCCTTATCCAACCTGGGACCGCGCATCATCGCAGGCAATTTCGATCCCGGATTTTTCGTTGAGCATTTTGTCAAAGACATGGGCATCGCCCTGGCCGAGGCCGAGCGGATGGGACTGAAGTTGCCCGGGCTTGCGCTGGCAAACGAGCTTTATGGCAAGCTTGTCGAGCAAGGGCATGCTCGTAGTGGAACGCACGCGTTGATGCTGGCACTTGCGGGGATGAGCGGCGTTGATTGGTCGGAGCGAGACGGGTGAGTCGGAGATTTTTCTCACGCCCAGCTTGTAGAAAACCAAACAACACAGAACTATCACCTCGCTTTTGACTAACTGATTCAATTCGATGTATACTGAAGCGTAGAGGAGAACCAGCAATGAGAATGATTGAAATCTCTGATGAAGCGTATCAGACCTTGGCGAAATTCCACGGTGACGTGAACTTGTATGTCGAAAAGCTCGCGGCCGAAGCCCGTGAAGTCGCAGCCGTGCAAGAAGGAATTGACGCCTATAATGCGGGGGATTGTCGACCACTCGCAGAATTTGGCGGGGAACTTCAAGAACGCTTTGGCATCGACACTTCCCAGGCATGAAACGCCGCGTTGTCATCACCGGTCCAGCCGAAACCGATACTCTTTCCAATCACCGCTGGTGGGCCGATAACCATTCGCCAGAGCAAGCCCTTCGCTGGCTAGAGGGGATTTATGCGGCGATGTTCAAGCTGGCCTCTACGGCCGAGACGAATCCGCCAGCAGACGAGAAGTCACTACGCAAGGCAGGCATTCAGCAAGTCAGTTTTGGTCTCGGCAGCAGGCCAACCCATCGAATTATTTACACGATCGATGGCAGCTATGTGGTTATATACCGCGTCCGGGCATTCAAGCAGGATGAACTCGATTTGAGTAACCTGGAATAGATTCGATTATCGCATTTATTAACGGACCACTAATAGAGAAAGGGAACGAAACAAGTTTCTCACAAATCCTTCTGCCCCATGTTCCTATTAATCTTAGGCACTCTCGCTTAGTCACTAGCGGCACTGTAAAATTGTAAGAATGGAATCCTCTACTCAATGTAGAACCTGGCGATTTTCTATACGTGAATTGCTTCTCTTGATGGCGCTGATTGCAGTGCTTTTAGCTCTTTACGTAACCAATAGGCCATACTCACCCACGGCATTTATTTCCACGCTTGAGGAAAGATCAATTCTAGCAACGCTTTGCGCTGATTTGAGCGTGCCGATTGAATTTGGAGGAACCAGCATCGGAAGTGGAAATTCCAGTTGGAGCGGAGGTGAAAGAGAATCAAGTCTCATACTCACCGTACCTGACATCAAAAACTTTCAAGAAGTTGTGATGCCAAGATTCCGTGAATACATCGAACGGAAAGTAAGAGGTTTCGGCGGTACTATTGTTGGTCAATCTCAGGGGGGAACGAATGATGGCGGAACTTCCAACTCTGAGGTTTTTAAACGATTGCAACAGTTCAGCTTCCTATATCGCATCAAAGGGACTCGAGGGGCAATTCGAGTTTACTCCTTTGAACACTCGGAAAGGCAGCTGCGGATACTGATTCTTGTGGATGAACATTGAGAGGCGGAGAGACGATTAGAGCTCAGCTGAAGGATGTTCGGGGTCGGGGACGACCCGGCTCGCTGCAGTTTTGCTAGCATTGCACTTCTCTTGACGCCCCCGCGGTGCCGTTCTACAGTTCGCGCGGCAATTGCTCTTCCTCTCGCACTCTTTCTCGCTATGAACAACGCTGCCAAAAAAACTGAGCCGACTTCACCCAGCCGCCCTATGAAGGGCTCGCTGCCGCCGCGGATGAAGGTGCTGTACATCACTACGCTCAATCGCACGGGTGGTTGGTTGGCTGAGGCCTTTGCCGCCGATAGCGCGACGCAGATATTGCTTGAAGAAGTGGTCGGAGTCACGTCAGCACTTGCCAAGCTCCGCGATGAAGTGTTCGATGCCGTGATCGTCAGTCATGAGCCACCCGTGCTCGACGCTTTGGATCTGGTCGAAGGCCTGCGGGCTGGTGGGAACGAGGAGCCGATGATACTGCTGGGTTCGCAGCGACCACATGAGATCGATGCCCTCTGTTACGAGGTAGGAGCCGACGATTATTGCTGTGTCGCTGAGACTACAGTCCGGGGCCTGCTCTGGAAGTTTGCCCGAGCAATCGAACGCCATCAACTCCAGCGCGAAAACCGGCGGATGGTCCAAGCCGACCGGCAACGACTCAAGCAGGAGCATCTCGAAGCACAGCGTCTGCTTGAGCAACAACGCTTGTTGATCGCCGACCTGGAAGTGCTGAAGAACCCCACGGCCACCTCGGAGCAAGGAGACGTGCTGACCGAGTTCGACGATTGCCTCGCCAAAGCCGCCACCGCAGCGGTTGATGTGCCACTGAATTTGCCTGAGCCACTCGTCAACCACTATCGAGAGTTGTTGCGAACTTACGTGATCATGGGCGTCGGCAACTTGACCAACGAGATGGCCGAGCTGAGCGAATTGCTTGCCGCGTCGGAGGTTTCTGCGCAACGCGCGCTGCAATTGCATGTGACGGTCCTTGAGGATCTGGTCCAGGGACTTGGCTCGCGGAGTGCCCGGCATGTAATGAATCGGGCCGATCTGTTGGTGCTGGAGGTGATGGGACACCTGGCCGACGGTTATCGCCAGCGCTACTTCGAGCGTCGCAATCCCCCCCGCCAAAAGTCGCTGCCCGGCTTCGATTCTGGTTCGGCAATTCGCGTCGCGGCATGATTGAGCAATTCTTGCTACAATCTCTCCAAGTTTGATCTGCGTCAATCAGCCCCATCCGCGTTTATCCGCGTCCCATTTCTTAATCAGTACCCAGCAAAGAGCTTCCATGGACGACACCCAAACCACCCTTGCCGACTTGCGCGAACTGGTCCGCCAGTTTGTCGACGAGCGCGACTGGCAGCAGTTTCACTCCCCCAAGAATCTTGCCATGGCCCTGGCAGTCGAGGCTGCCGAGTTGATGGAACACTTCCAATGGGTTGACCTTCCTGAGTCGCGCAAGGTCACCTCTGATGAGGAAAAGCTCACGGCCATTGGCGAAGAACTGGCTGACGTGCTGAGTTACACGCTCGCCCTGGCCAATTCGCTGGGGATCGATATCGCCACCGCCCACCGGCGCAAGATGGTGTTGAACGCGGAGAAATATCCGGCTGACGAATTCCGCGGCCGATTTGGCGGCAAGAATTCACAGGCGGATTGAGTATGTGATGGTAGAGCGCAGCAGGATAGCCGTAGTTGGTGCCAGTGCTCGGGCAGCGGCATTTTCCTTGCTTCGCCAGGGCCACGCCGTCGTCGCGGCAGATCTGTTTGCCGATGCCGACCTGCGGCGAGTTTGTGATGTCGAGCAGGTGACCAACTATCCGCACGGTTTGGCCGAATGGCTCTCACGCACCAAGTGCGATGAATGGCTCTATACGGGTGCTTTAGAGAACTATCCAGATCTCGTTGACCGAATGGCTGCTTTGAGACCCCTGCGAGGTAGCGCCGGTTCGATGCTGCGAGCGGTGCGCGATCCACTCTTGTTACAAATAGCTCTCACCTCAGTTGGGCTCAACTTTCCTGAAACTCACCTCTGCCATGGTCAGCCCCCCGGTTCGGGCGATTGGCTGCACAAGACGGGCCAAGGGGCCAGCGGCAGTGGAGTGAGCGAACTTGATCCCAGCAGCCTGTCAACTCAAGGTTATTGGCAGCGTCGAGTGCCTGGGTTGTCAGGCTCCGCCATGTTCTTGGCGTCAGATCCGAGCTGCTCATTGCTCGGCATCACACGCCAACTAGTCGGCGAAACTTGGACCGGGGCGCGCCAATTTCAATACGCAGGTACACT contains:
- the folD gene encoding bifunctional methylenetetrahydrofolate dehydrogenase/methenyltetrahydrofolate cyclohydrolase FolD → MTAQLLDGKSLAKQIRAELAEQVAKFKSESNVTPTLAAVLVGDDPASDVYVRNKRRDCTEVGIESVLHRLGADTTQTELLALIEKLNSDPQVHGILVQLPLPNQIDTEQVLEAIAPCKDVDAFHPENVGRLVQGRPVFLPCTPHGVVELLKRNNISTAGKHVVVVGRSDIVGKPLSIMLAQKGADATVTICHSRTQDLPAVTLLADILVVAIGRPNFITADMVRPGAVVVDVGINRTDAGLVGDVDFDAVSKVAGHITPVPGGVGPLTRVMLLINTLNAARTATKL
- a CDS encoding Gfo/Idh/MocA family protein, which gives rise to MNNTSTSLFHPSRRRFLQAAAATTALTALPALGTDALKFDHGKTRRVGLIGCGWYGPSDLWRLIQVAPVEVVALCDPDQHMLASAVNIAQERQPSHNKPQTYKDYRQMLGEHELDIVLIGSPDHWHALQAIAAIEAGADVYLQKPISVDVLEGEAILAAARKQNRIVQVGTQRKSTPHLIRAKQEVVDAGLLGDVGHVEMCCYYHMRANGNPPVEPVPDFFDYEMWTGPAPLRPYDGLPHRRWWRTFMQYGNGIVGDMCVHMLDTARWMLELKWPNRITSTGGIYVQTDGKSNISDTQTAIFEFDNFNAVWEHNTWGAATDPDYPWALFIYGDKGTLKASTKQADFIPLGDSAKPIHFDCVFEREQYPEDLAEKDIELNAAPATRRHMQDFLTAIDQRTRPVADIEDGHISAASCILANVAMELGRPLVYDPTRKIIVEDEEATQRLSRDYRDPWQRPK
- a CDS encoding NADPH-dependent assimilatory sulfite reductase hemoprotein subunit, giving the protein MSDDKSKKVSAVEKIKLASNYLLEPIPQELADGTDHFGKESIQLLKHHGTYQQDNRDERSKEGKSYSFMLRTAIPGGIISSEQLLAEMDLGDEVANSTLRITTRQGLQLHGVLKKNLKQAIRRINDVKLTTIAACGDVKRNVMCSPCPYKGDPVYDQMQDLAERLAIHLTPHTGAYYELWLTDEETGEKHQAGGSNGQVVEPIYGPTYLPRKFKFAIGLPGDNSADVYTNDVGLLAICENWRIVGYNILVGGSFGVTPSAKKTFAAVAQAMCFVTPNQAIDVATAIVKVQRDFGNRADRKVARMKYLIHDWGLDRFKQKVEEYYGANLPDPRPVVVHGFNDGMGWQAQGDGKWFYGLNVENGRIKDEGDFRLKTALREICSTMAPPLRLTPHQSIIFCDLAEKDRPKLFEILRRHGVPLSEDISNARRWSMACPALPTCGLAITESERVLPSIIDQLDVELDKLDLKDEVFTFRMTGCPNGCARPYNSDIGLVGKTAGKYTIFLGGRVCGDRLNFIYKDLVPEEEVIPDLVNVFRYFKEAREQEESFGDFCHRQGVEKLLAACDTVPK
- the clcA gene encoding H(+)/Cl(-) exchange transporter ClcA; the protein is MSIRKPISSATDQQQCHLLILALASHVAGACAGLVGALFRLSLDHADRFRDSVLSSSQSYGAGGLLLVVAACAFATAIAAWLVERFSPEASGSGIPHVEAVLLDERPPTRMKLVPVKFLGGLLAIGSGLALGREGPTVQMGASISHLLGRKLGLSGVDNRSLLAAGAGAGLATAFNAPIAGAVFVLEELVRKFDTRMTIATFGASTGAITVARLLLGDRPDFDVEMLPFPTTFSVSASMVLGVVLGVLGVAYNRAILGAISLSKKLQSWPVVMRAAAIGGSVGLLAWYAPQIVGGGDPITQNALNLKTVAFMLPLAFLIRFGLGAISYAAATPGGLFAPMLVLGAQAGLMFGNLCQTWVPAVTTNPTTYAVTAMAAFFTAVVRAPLTGIILVIELTGSYTQLLPMLAACFSAMLIPTLWKDPPIYDSLKPPVVNDE
- a CDS encoding helix-turn-helix domain-containing protein, which gives rise to MITPFGQLLGQLRRRAGLGLRTFAELVDERASTVSAIECGMRTPWHRQETLSLVADVLGLVSSSPFCDEFFQSARNTNSDGGSVKQPPPGMLGWWWTTDHASALDQRAIQDLAEFIGATSGISAEYSADETATAARELTRYPALTELAAEWRVRKLLGRREAQFAAAPVDVEAVLENQAGVRLEIIPGLIPHFSVQACAVMRSGEITLLVDRIVADSRPLASYRELLARCYAPRALWIDAAKDLPADWFLELQQTEDWPQLLRDCERFALSMLLPAAPVLSAASSAYREVVEQQGWVETDTAACAVRNRLAEQFAVPPLLVHTRLVRWPCHVYGRIAQALAAEEFELPPVDWFEVQEEPRQQLLFEKSEPVPQLP
- a CDS encoding phosphatidylglycerophosphatase A family protein; protein product: MKHNQPSDFSLSNRIAVWIATGLGIGCVSPAPGTVGGLWGIPLVWAVSYLPEIGWQLLAILAILIVSVGICTHASRLLGKKDPQEIVLDEIAVLPVVFLATGIANWRVLLAGWLLFRVFDITKPPPARQVESLPAGLGIMADDVVAALYACAALWGLAWLDKAWDWGLLTTVASG